Proteins from one Camelina sativa cultivar DH55 chromosome 8, Cs, whole genome shotgun sequence genomic window:
- the LOC104706226 gene encoding uncharacterized protein LOC104706226, with product MSKEEFMKIQTCVLKVNIHCDGCKQKVKKILQKIEGVFTTKIDAEQGKVTVSGNVDPAVLIKKLLKSGKHAEVWGGAPKANNNNNQNQPNLVNQFKGMQIDHGGKGGGGNPPGGNNNNKGPKNGGGGGGGGGGGPPKMVLPQLTPQQMQQLNPQQLQQLQQLQQLQDLKLPPQLKGGPGPGPGPVPMNKNPQMPVNPNQKAVKFNVPEDDDEEDDFSDEFDDEFDEDDDEFDDDLEDDEFDDHPPPPNKMKPMMGGGGGGPGPGGNMMMPNMMMPNAQQMLNAHKNGGGGPGPAGGKIEGKGMPFPAQMAGGGGGNGSKKGGPGGGGGGGGNMVNQNQGGGKNGGKGGGGGHPLDGKMVGGGGGGPNGNKGGGGGQMNAGPNGGKKGGGGGGGGPMSGGLPPGFRPMGGGGGGGGPPAMSMPMGGAMGGPMGGAMGSLPQMGGGPGPGPMGNNMQAVQGLPAMGPGGGGGGGASGGAPPGYFQGQVPGSGGGGQDSMPAGNPYLQQQQQQQQQQYLAAVMNQQRAMGNERFQPMMYARPPPAVNYMPPQPHQQHPYPYPYPYPHQHPYPPHNGDQYSDYFSDENTSSCNIM from the exons ATGAGTAAAGAAGAGTTTATGAAGATCCAG ACTTGTGTTCTCAAAGTGAACATTCACTGTGATGGTTGTAAGCAGAAAGTGAAGAAAATCTTGCAGAAAATTGAAg GTGTTTTCACGACAAAGATAGACGCAGAGCAAGGGAAAGTGACTGTATCTGGAAACGTAGACCCGGCAGTGCTAATCAAGAAGCTCTTGAAGTCTGGTAAACATGCCGAAGTCTGGGGAGGAGCTCCAAAGGCgaataacaacaacaatcagaACCAACCCAACTTGGTCAATCAGTTCAAAGGCATGCAGATTGATCACGGCGGCAAAGGCGGTGGTGGTAATCCCCCCGGTggtaataataacaacaaaggCCCAAAgaacggtggtggtggtggcggaggcggtggtggtgggCCACCGAAGATGGTTCTTCCGCAGCTAACTCCACAGCAGATGCAGCAGTTGAATCCTCAGCAGCTACAACAACTTCAGCAgctacaacaacttcaagatCTGAAGCTTCCTCCTCAGTTAAAGGGTGGTCCGGGTCCAGGTCCTGGACCTGTTCCTATGAACAAGAATCCTCAGATGCCTGTTAATCCTAATCAGAAGGCTGTGAAGTTCAATGTtcctgaagatgatgatgaggaggatgatTTCAGTGACGAGTTcgatgatgagtttgatgaagatgacgacgagtttgatgatgatctggaggatgatgagtttgacgACCACCCACCTCCGCCTAACAAGATGAAGCCTATGAtgggtggtggtggcggtggacCTGGACCTGGTGGTAACATGATGATGCCTAACATGATGATGCCTAACGCTCAGCAGATGTTAAACGCTCATAAAAACGGCGGTGGTGGTCCTGGACCCGCCGGTGGTAAAATTGAGGGTAAAGGTATGCCTTTCCCTGCTCAAATGGCTGGCGGTGGCGGAGGAAACGGTAGTAAGAAGGGCGGTCCCGGTGGAGGAGGCGGTGGCGGTGGTAATATGGTTAACCAGAACCAAGGCGGAGGGAAGAACGGTGGTAAAGGCGGCGGTGGTGGACATCCCTTAGATGGAAAAATGGTCGGAGGTGGCGGCGGCGGTCCTAACGGTAACAAAGGAGGTGGGGGAGGCCAGATGAATGCTGGCCCTAACGGTGGTAAAAAGGGCGGTggaggcggcggaggaggacCCATGAGTGGAGGACTCCCGCCGGGTTTCCGTCCAATGGGAGGcggtggtggcggtggaggaCCTCCGGCCATGAGTATGCCAATGGGCGGTGCAATGGGTGGCCCAATGGGCGGAGCAATGGGTAGTCTACCACAAATGGGCGGTGGTCCTGGTCCTGGTCCAATGGGTAATAATATGCAGGCAGTTCAAGGATTACCCGCAATGGGTCCAGGcggtggtggcggcggcggtGCATCCGGAGGAGCACCACCAGGATATTTCCAAGGCCAAGTCCCAGGCAGCGGCGGAGGTGGACAAGACTCAATGCCGGCGGGAAACCCCTATTtgcaacaacagcaacagcagcaacaacaacaatacttAGCCGCTGTTATGAACCAGCAAAGAGCCATGGGCAATGAGCGGTTCCAGCCGATGATGTACGCTCGACCACCGCCAGCTGTAAACTATATGCCACCTCAACCGCACCAACAACATCCATACCCGTATCCATACCCGTATCCACACCAACACCCGTATCCGCCTCACAATGGTGACCAGTATTCTGATTACTTCAGTGATGAGAACACATCAAGCTGCAATATCATGTGA
- the LOC104706225 gene encoding probable E3 ubiquitin-protein ligase LUL3 codes for MGISFSNRRRDNNHHRHNHNHPPPPLPPSRPPYYNHPADPPSQQPPPQNDYSYTHNHLVSTPQLALPAPPPPQPPYSQPPPPHINHGPYGQNQYYPQHAPPYFTMMMRPVYFGPPTVQVPLPSVEHQNAKKVKNAVNVNKATVKLEPDDLNPGHHLVSFVFDAVFDGSFTVMFFAKEESKCTIVPHLPEAYPPTKVPFQKGTAQKFLQPSGTGTDLGFFSLDDLSKPTTEEVYPLVISAETVIPPSSVSEETFAHKQITLAGLEKTNDRSFKVKVMKQILWVEVEGIRYELQDLYGIDNSTTQGNAASGLEDTGGKECVICLTEPKDTAVMPCRHLCLCGDCAKELPFQSNKCPICRKPIERLVKMKVESSDEQH; via the exons ATGGGGATCTCCTTCAGCAACCGTCGACGTGACAACAACCACCACCGTCACAACCACAAtcaccctcctcctcctcttcctccttctcgTCCGCCGTACTATAACCACCCTGCCGATCCTCCCTCGCAACAACCGCCGCCTCAAAACGACTACAGCTACACTCACAACCACCTCGTTTCAACTCCACAGCTCGCTCTTCctgctcctccaccaccacaaccaccgTATTCTCAGCCTCCTCCGCCGCATATTAATCACGGACCATACGGTCAAAACCAGTATTACCCGCAACATGCTCCTCCGTATTTCACTATGATGATGAGGCCGGTTTACTTCGGTCCGCCTACGGTTCAGGTACCTCTGCCTTCTGTGGAGCACCAGAACGCGAAGAAGGTGAAGAATGCTGTCAATGTGAATAAAGCTACGGTGAAGCTCGAACCAGACGATCTTAACCCTGGTCATCATCTTGTTTCCTTCGTCTTCGATGCCGTGTTCGATGGCAG TTTCACTGTCATGTTTTTTGCAAAGGAGGAATCAAAGTGCACAATCGTTCCGCATTTACCAGAAGCTTACCCCCCAACCAAAGTACCTTTCCAGAAAGGTACTGCGCAGAAGTTTCTACAACCTTCAGGGACAGGAACTGACTTAGGCTTCTTTTCACTGGATGATCTATCCAAACCAACAACAGAAGAGGTGTACCCACTTGTAATATCAGCCGAGACAGTAATCCCACCAAGCTCGGTTTCAGAGGAAACATTCGCTCATAAGCAAATCACACTAGCCGGTTTGGAGAAGACTAACGATAGATCTTTTAAAGTGAAAGTCATGAAACAGATCCTATGGGTTGAAGTTGAAGGAATACGATATGAACTACAGGACTTGTATGGAATCGATAACTCAACCACACAAGGTAATGCTGCGTCGGGCTTAGAAGATACCGGTGGCAAAGAATGTGTCATATGCTTGACTGAACCTAAGGACACAGCCGTCATGCCTTGTAGACATTTG TGTTTATGCGGTGACTGCGCAAAAGAACTCCCGTTTCAGTCAAACAAGTGTCCCATTTGTCGAAAACCTATCGAAAGACTTGTAAAGATGAAAGTGGAAAGTAGTGATGAACAACACTGA
- the LOC104706223 gene encoding uncharacterized protein LOC104706223: protein MALTWGSCLRISVLLILIAAIVLACYFLPVEKLLKDFLLWVEQDLGPWGPLVLAVAYIPLTVLAVPASVLTIGGGYLFGLPIGFVADSVGATLGSGAAFLLGRTIGKPFVVAKLKDYPQFQSVALAIQKSGFKICLLLRLAPLLPFSMLNYLLSVTPIRLGPYLLSSWLGMMPITLALVYVGTTLKDLSDVTHKWREFSLSRWAILISSLVISVILMVCVTKVAKDALRKALAEHGGDMNGAVAASPELAVTDDAPTDLNEPLLIKIDGQQPQEQETTIVLK from the exons ATGGCGTTAACGTGGGGATCTTGTCTTCGGATTTCGGTTCTCCTTATCCTTATAGCTGCAATTGTCTTAGCTTGCTATTTTCTCCCCGTTGAGAAG cttttGAAGGATTTTTTGTTATGGGTTGAACAAGATCTAGGGCCTTGGGGACCTTTAGTCCT AGCTGTTGCATACATTCCTCTAACAGTTTTGGCTGTTCCTGCCTCGGTTCTCACG ATCGGTGGTGGATACCTTTTTGGGCTGCCAATTGGTTTTGTGGCAGACTCAGTCGGTGCTACACTTGGCTCAGGAGCAGCATTTCTTCTAGGCCGTACA ATTGGAAAACCTTTTGTAGTTGCAAAATTGAAGGATTATCCTCAGTTTCAATCGGTGGCGCTCGCGATTCAGAAATCTGGTTTCAAG ATATGCTTGCTGCTCCGGCTTGCACCGCTTCTCCCCTTCAGCATGTTGAACTACCTCTTATCTGTAACTCCAATTCGGCTAGGTCCATACTTGCTTTCTTCTTGGTTAGGGATGATG CCAATAACGCTTGCGCTAGTGTATGTTGGAACAACTCTAAAAGACCTTTCTGATGTGACTCACAAGTGGAGGGAATTCTCACTAAGTCGCTGG GCCATCTTGATTTCAAGCCTTGTAATATCCG TGATATTAATGGTCTGTGTTACAAAAGTGGCTAAGGACGCGTTAAGAAAAGCTTTAGCAGAGCACGGAGGAGACATGAACGGAGCGGTTGCAGCCTCACCGGAGCTGGCCGTTACTGACGATGCTCCTACGGATCTAAACGAGCCTCTCTTGATAAAGATAGATGGTCAACAACCTCAGGAACAAGAGACAACCATAGTCCTTAAATAA